From the genome of Gracilinanus agilis isolate LMUSP501 chromosome 2, AgileGrace, whole genome shotgun sequence, one region includes:
- the PRDX3 gene encoding thioredoxin-dependent peroxide reductase, mitochondrial isoform X2, whose amino-acid sequence MAAAVGRLLRASVARHVSSFPLGISAAFRTVATRNKFPANVILTSATSPKLAFSTSTSTYVPAVTQHAPHFKGTAVVNGEFREISLDDFKGKYLVLFFYPLDFTFVCPTEIVAFSDKANEFHDVNCEVVAVSVDSQFSHLAWINTPRKSGGLGHMNIALLSDLTKQISRDYGVLLEGPGLALRGLFIIDPNGVIKHMSINDLPVGRSVEETLRLVKAFQFVEVHGEVCPANWTPDSPTIKPSPTASKEYFEKVNK is encoded by the exons ATGGCGGCGGCCGTGGGAAGGTTACTTCGGGCTTCG GTTGCTCGGCATGTGAGCTCCTTTCCCTTGGGAATTTCTGCAGCCTTTAGGACTGTTGCTACCAGAAACAAATTCCCAGCCAACGTAATACTCACAAGTGCTACCAGTCCAAAATTGGCCTTCAGCACCA gTACTTCAACTTATGTGCCTGCTGTCACCCAACATGCTCCACATTTTAAGGGTACAGCTGTTGTCAatggagaattcagagaaataagcCTTGATGACTTTAAAGGCAAATATTTGGTACTTTTCTTCTACCCTCTGGATTT cACTTTTGTATGTCCAACAGAAATCGTTGCTTTTAGTGACAAAGCTAATGAATTTCATGATGTGAACTGTGAAGTGGTTGCTGTTTCAGTGGATTCCCAATTTAGCCATCTTGCCTGGATAAATACACCAAGAAAG agTGGTGGCTTAGGCCATATGAATATTGCACTCCTATCAGATTTAACCAAACAAATTTCTCGGGACTATGGTGTGTTGCTTGAAGGACCTGGCCTTGCATTAAG AGGTCTCTTCATAATTGACCCTAATGGAGTTATTAAACACATGAGTATCAATGATCTCCCTGTGGGCCGAAGTGTAGAAGAAACTCTGCGTTTAGTGAAGGCATTCCAGTTTGTGGAAGTGCATGGAGAAGTCtgtccagcaaattggacaccaGATTCACCTACG ATCAAGCCATCTCCTACTGCTTCCAAAGAATACTTTGAGAAAGTGAATAAATAA
- the PRDX3 gene encoding thioredoxin-dependent peroxide reductase, mitochondrial isoform X1 yields the protein MLSSPLLTGIVLWGQGHLVMVARHVSSFPLGISAAFRTVATRNKFPANVILTSATSPKLAFSTSTSTYVPAVTQHAPHFKGTAVVNGEFREISLDDFKGKYLVLFFYPLDFTFVCPTEIVAFSDKANEFHDVNCEVVAVSVDSQFSHLAWINTPRKSGGLGHMNIALLSDLTKQISRDYGVLLEGPGLALRGLFIIDPNGVIKHMSINDLPVGRSVEETLRLVKAFQFVEVHGEVCPANWTPDSPTIKPSPTASKEYFEKVNK from the exons ATGCTAAGCTCTCCTCTACTAACTGGAATTGTTCTTTGGGGCCAAGGACATTTAGTGAT GGTTGCTCGGCATGTGAGCTCCTTTCCCTTGGGAATTTCTGCAGCCTTTAGGACTGTTGCTACCAGAAACAAATTCCCAGCCAACGTAATACTCACAAGTGCTACCAGTCCAAAATTGGCCTTCAGCACCA gTACTTCAACTTATGTGCCTGCTGTCACCCAACATGCTCCACATTTTAAGGGTACAGCTGTTGTCAatggagaattcagagaaataagcCTTGATGACTTTAAAGGCAAATATTTGGTACTTTTCTTCTACCCTCTGGATTT cACTTTTGTATGTCCAACAGAAATCGTTGCTTTTAGTGACAAAGCTAATGAATTTCATGATGTGAACTGTGAAGTGGTTGCTGTTTCAGTGGATTCCCAATTTAGCCATCTTGCCTGGATAAATACACCAAGAAAG agTGGTGGCTTAGGCCATATGAATATTGCACTCCTATCAGATTTAACCAAACAAATTTCTCGGGACTATGGTGTGTTGCTTGAAGGACCTGGCCTTGCATTAAG AGGTCTCTTCATAATTGACCCTAATGGAGTTATTAAACACATGAGTATCAATGATCTCCCTGTGGGCCGAAGTGTAGAAGAAACTCTGCGTTTAGTGAAGGCATTCCAGTTTGTGGAAGTGCATGGAGAAGTCtgtccagcaaattggacaccaGATTCACCTACG ATCAAGCCATCTCCTACTGCTTCCAAAGAATACTTTGAGAAAGTGAATAAATAA
- the PRDX3 gene encoding thioredoxin-dependent peroxide reductase, mitochondrial isoform X3, translating to MAAAVGRLLRASVARHVSSFPLGISAAFRTVATRNKFPANVILTSATSPKLAFSTSTSTYVPAVTQHAPHFKGTAVVNGEFREISLDDFKGKYLVLFFYPLDFTFVCPTEIVAFSDKANEFHDVNCEVVAVSVDSQFSHLAWINTPRKSGGLGHMNIALLSDLTKQISRDYGVLLEGPGLALRSSHLLLLPKNTLRK from the exons ATGGCGGCGGCCGTGGGAAGGTTACTTCGGGCTTCG GTTGCTCGGCATGTGAGCTCCTTTCCCTTGGGAATTTCTGCAGCCTTTAGGACTGTTGCTACCAGAAACAAATTCCCAGCCAACGTAATACTCACAAGTGCTACCAGTCCAAAATTGGCCTTCAGCACCA gTACTTCAACTTATGTGCCTGCTGTCACCCAACATGCTCCACATTTTAAGGGTACAGCTGTTGTCAatggagaattcagagaaataagcCTTGATGACTTTAAAGGCAAATATTTGGTACTTTTCTTCTACCCTCTGGATTT cACTTTTGTATGTCCAACAGAAATCGTTGCTTTTAGTGACAAAGCTAATGAATTTCATGATGTGAACTGTGAAGTGGTTGCTGTTTCAGTGGATTCCCAATTTAGCCATCTTGCCTGGATAAATACACCAAGAAAG agTGGTGGCTTAGGCCATATGAATATTGCACTCCTATCAGATTTAACCAAACAAATTTCTCGGGACTATGGTGTGTTGCTTGAAGGACCTGGCCTTGCATTAAG ATCAAGCCATCTCCTACTGCTTCCAAAGAATACTTTGAGAAAGTGA
- the LOC123234266 gene encoding NADH dehydrogenase [ubiquinone] iron-sulfur protein 6, mitochondrial-like, with the protein MAASVLEAFVTFGRLLGHSLGASRGFPVAARCFGVQVSPTGEKITHTGQVYDEDDYRRIRFVGRQKEVNENFAIDLIAEKPVCIVESRVISCDGGGGALGHPKVYINLDKETKTGTCGYCGLQFIQQLPTLKPVVP; encoded by the coding sequence ATGGCGGCATCTGTGTTGGAGGCGTTTGTGACCTTTGGCCGCCTTCTGGGCCACAGCCTCGGGGCCAGCCGGGGCTTCCCTGTGGCCGCCAGATGTTTTGGTGTGCAGGTATCGCCCACAGGGGAGAAAATTACCCACACAGGCCAGGTTTATGATGAAGATGATTACAGGAGGATTCGCTTTGTTGGTCGCCagaaagaagtaaatgaaaaCTTTGCAATTGATTTGATAGCAGAGAAACCAGTATGCATAGTGGAAAGTCGAGTGATATCATGTGATGGTGGAGGAGGAGCTTTGGGTCATCCAAAAGTATATATAAACTTGGACAAAGAGACTAAAACTGGGACTTGTGGGTATTGTGGACTTCAGTTTATACAACAATTACCAACACTGAAACCAGTTGTACCCTGA